From the Daphnia magna isolate NIES linkage group LG3, ASM2063170v1.1, whole genome shotgun sequence genome, one window contains:
- the LOC116920589 gene encoding LOW QUALITY PROTEIN: ATP-dependent RNA helicase DRS1-like (The sequence of the model RefSeq protein was modified relative to this genomic sequence to represent the inferred CDS: deleted 1 base in 1 codon): MYSYDMENPVASSLIDSPLDPFKERDNDQDGDMKNLEHGNENNSSESDDEENKEQDIHELETEEKMPMVEANVPLVSDRNVTDAQLVGVHPEAEPEKEKEQMLPQENDEAPLRRSRITCKKVKALAYQHPTTRP, encoded by the exons ATGTATAGTTACGACATGGAGAATCCCGTTGCCTCATCACTAATTGACTCCCCACTCGATCCCTTCAAGGAAAGAGACAACGACCAGGATGGTGACATGAAAAACCTCGAGCACGGGAATGAAAATAATTCCTCGGAATCGGATgatgaagaaaataaagaacaagATATTCATGAACTGGAAACCGAGGAGAAAATGCCAATGGTTGAAGCCAACGTCCCACTAGTCAGTGACAGAAATGTCACTGACGCACAGCTAGTTGGTGTTCATCCAGAAGCGGAAcccgaaaaggaaaaagaacaaatgctcccacaagaaaatgatgaagctCCTTTACGCAGATCACGCATAACATGCAAAAAGGTAAAA GCATTGGCTTACCAACATCCGACGACGAGGCCATGA